A single region of the Anopheles funestus chromosome X, idAnoFuneDA-416_04, whole genome shotgun sequence genome encodes:
- the LOC125768857 gene encoding uncharacterized protein LOC125768857: protein MGDQFTKRVKYNSYLYRYRDETARRSASSKQEEEELAAENATNVIPNNQNMDAAPIPQTSDETGHHVDEAVLESIETMDESDNEVEAYLVESSDDELMYEDRTDGYCVETALRRWAITTNQTYDSISQVMEIIRNVSTCKLPKDARTLLKTNRNVSNKIVTINGSQYWYHGIKQRLLDHLSDINLHSCCKLLLNVSIDGLPIFRSSNLQFWPILINVHNIPDVPVMTVAVYSGSTKPGNIEQFLQPFVDEMNFLTKNGIIINSRKFNVELRAIIADSPARAYIKGVAGFNARHGCLKCTTVGRSLNRRTAFSTHSGPDRTDEGFRMRIYGEHHKIDSPLLKLENFDMVKQVIVADPLHLLDLGIGRRTVVSFMEGKFGITKKLSRTQINNASAILINIKLPYEIHRKFRPLNDYKHWKGSEYASFLFYASIVVLREIMYDEQYQHFMLFFCSITLLSSNVYKAHWPLANSLLRIYVQEYAKIYGPEFVSSNVHNLLHVFNDVQQFGPLSSISSYPFENHLQHLKRSLRNGWKCLEQVINRLSERDVYITRQTNESLNYPSLHYKAGKVALHVRKAFLLTNGERNEWFLTKCGKVCQYITAHQEESNIVIVGKKLSRTIDHFDYPLNSKFMHIHRGNLANVEQTNSDLTIDDIKCKLVIIDLSRENDYLFVPLVHTLVE from the exons ATGGGAGACCAATTTACAAAACGGGTCAAATACAATTCATACTTGTATCGTTATCGCGATGAAACCGCACGCCGGTCAGCTTCATCAAagcaggaggaggaagagCTAGCTGCAGAAAACGCTACAAATG TTATtccaaacaatcaaaatatGGATGCTGCGCCAATACCTCAAACTTCAGACGAAACTGGACATCATGTCGATGAAGCAGTACTCGAATCAATCGAAACGATGGATGAATCTGACAACGAAGTTGAGGCCTATTTAGTTGAAAGCTCTGATGATGAGCTAATGTACGAAGATCGCACAGATGGTTATTGTGTCGAAACCGCTTTACGTCGATGGGCAATAACTACGAATCAAACTTATGATTCCATAAGTCAGGTTATGGAAATCATACGTAACGTGAGTACCTGTAAGCTTCCAAAAGATGCTAGAACTTTGCTGAAGACCAATAGGAATGTCTCTAACAAAATTGTAACGATCAACGGAAGCCAGTACTGGTATCATGGCATAAAACAGCGTCTGCTGGATCACCTTAG CGATATAAACCTCCACTCGTGTTGTAAGTTGCTGCTTAATGTTTCTATTGATGGATTGCCCATATTTAGAAGCAGCAATCTACAATTTTGGCCAATATTGATAAACGTTCATAACATACCGGACGTGCCAGTTATGACCGTTGCAGTCTACAGCGGATCCACAAAACCAGGAAACATCGAACAATTTCTTCAACCCTTCGTagatgaaatgaattttctcacaaaaaatGGCATTATCATCAACAGCAGAAAGTTCAACGTTGAATTACGTGCGATTATAGCTGATTCACCTGCGCGAGCGTACATTAAAG GAGTTGCTGGTTTCAATGCACGACATGGCTGCTTGAAGTGCACCACGGTAGGAAGAAGCCTGAATAGAAGAACTGCATTCTCTACCCATAGTGGACCAGATCGAACAGATGAGGGGTTCAGAATGCGCATTTATGGTGAGCATCACAAAATTGATTCACCATTGTTAAAGTTAGAGAATTTTGACATGGTGAAGCAAGTAATTGTTGCAGATCCATTGCATCTGTTAGATTTAGGAATAGGCAGACGAACAGTCGTTAGCTTcatggaaggaaaatttggcataacaaaaaaattaagtcGCACACAAATCAACAATGCGTCTGCAATATTGATCAACATTAAATTACCTTATGAGATACATAGGAAGTTTCGTCCTTTAAATGATTATAAACACTGGAAAGGCTCAGAATATGCCTCATTCTTGTTTTACGCCAGTATTGTGGTACTCCGAGAGATAATGTATGACGAACAATACCAACACTTTATGTTGTTCTTTTGCAGCATTACACTGCTTTCTTCTAATGTTTACAAAGCACATTGGCCATTAGCGAACAGTTTGCTTCGAATTTATGTACAAGAATATGCCAAAATTTATGGCCCAGAATTTGTATCGAGCAATGTACACAATTTATTACATGTTTTTAATGACGTACAACAATTTGGTCCACTTTCCAGCATTTCATCTTACCCATTTGAAAACCATTTGCAACACTTAAAACGTTCATTGCGAAATGGCTGGAAATGTTTAGAGCAGGTGATTAACAGATTATCCGAAAGGGATGTTTATATTACTCGTCAAACTAATGAAAGCTTAAATTATCCTTCTCTTCATTACAAAGCTGGAAAAGTTGCGTTGCATGTCCGAAAAGCCTTTTTACTAACAAATGGCGAACGTAACGAATGGTTTTTGACTAAATGCGGTAAAGTTTGTCAATATATAACGGCACACCAAGAAGAATCCAACATAGTAATCGTTGGAAAGAAGTTATCAAGAACTATCGATCATTTTGATTATCCTCTGAATTCAAAATTCATGCATATACATCGTGGAAACTTGGCCAATGTTGAACAAACAAACTCCGATCTTACCATTGACGacattaaatgtaaattggTAATTATTGATCTTTCTCGAGAAAATGATTATCTTTTTGTTCCCTTGGTCCATACGCTAGTAGAATAA
- the LOC125769361 gene encoding uncharacterized protein LOC125769361 has protein sequence MENTQRKVVHLKMSNGRYVLSEMPQTAAQTPQPKLHANLLAKLTGEDNDHNSRIDHHSENSDSQCIPLRSISNVPKPQSSNLTHINRAPMASTSKPPSATYRTQTEMDSMEKKIDAVMEKVNTIQKQQQDLENLINTKVTSLEKNQSVIKAKLDLILDKLSPRPGLVPASTFDWEPISTKEKLEELEKQLTVQEYKQEMKNYLECQLPTDSSEERLHEAMDIIFGRAFTTEMSWTGIGYPNNKIPLCRYVNILSLFKNIGTFHGVTPTTQKIKCFFQNKLKHADQRLHLSGKRKSTHHRHRHM, from the exons TACACAACGCAAAGTAGTACATCTTAAAATGAGCAACGGTAGATATGTTCTATCAGAAATGCCTCAGACTGCAG CTCAAACCCCACAACCAAAGCTGCATGCCAATTTGTTGGCAAAACtaacaggcgaagacaacgaTCATAATTCTCGAATCGACCATCATTCAGAAAATAGTGATTCTCAATGCATTCCGTTACGCAGCATCTCCAATGTACCCAAACCTCAGTCGTCAAACCTCACACACATTAACCGGGCACCAATGGCTTCAACATCTAAACCACCGAGTGCTACATACAGAACACAAACAGAAATGGACTccatggaaaagaaaatagacgCGGTAATGGAAAAAGTAAACACAATACAGAAACAGCAACAGGACCtagaaaatttaatcaacacAAAAGTGACGTCGTTGGAGAAAAACCAGAGCGTGATAAAAGCCAAGCTGGATTTGATCCTTGATAAACTTTCTCCTCGCCCGGGATTGGTACCAGCATCTACATTCGATTGGGAACCAATTTCCACTAAAGAAAAGTTGGAAGAATTAGAAAAACAACTTACAGTACAGGAATACAAGCAAGAAATGAAGAACTATTTGGAATGCCAATTACCAACCGATAGTTCCGAAGAGAGGTTGCATGAGGCAATGGACATAATTTTCGGAAGAGCATTTACGACGGAGATGAGCTGGACGGGTATCGGATATCCAAACAACAAGATTCCCTTGTGTcgttatgtaaatattttatcattatttaaaaacattggaaCATTCCACGGAGTAACTCCgacaacacaaaaaatcaaatgtttCTTTCAAAATAAGCTGAAGCATGCTGATCAAAGGCTACATTTgtcaggaaaaagaaaatccacgCACCATCGACATCGACATATGTAG